In a single window of the Elaeis guineensis isolate ETL-2024a chromosome 8, EG11, whole genome shotgun sequence genome:
- the LOC105035839 gene encoding uncharacterized protein, protein MNRREICRLVFILFLGQLVSFFLAVASFTSSYIADLGADVPLTQSFFTYLSLSLVYGAVLLYRRQKLLVPWYWYIVLAIVDVQGNYLVIKAYQYSSITSVTLLDCWTIPWVIILTWLVLGTRYSLWQFFGAALCVVGLSLVLLSDSTDSSGDAKKPLLGDALVIAGTFCYAFSNVGEEFCVKRKDRVEVVTMLGVFGVLVSACEIAIFERKDLEAVKWTSTMISLFFGFVAATFLFYTVVPFVLKMSGATLFNLSLLTSDMWAVVIRIFFYHQQVDWLYYLAFVVVAIGLLIYSLNETGPLSATATGDEEATIPYERLTQENSAPVMLS, encoded by the exons ATGAATAGAAGGGAGATATGCAGGCTGGTATTCATATTATTTCTGGGTCAGCTGGTATCATTCTTCCTTGCAGTTGCTAGTTTCACTTCCTCTTACATAGCAGATCTGG GTGCTGATGTACCGCTTACACAGTCTTTCTTCACATATCTCTCTCTGTCTCTGGTCTATGGTGCTGTCCTCCTATATCGGCGACAGAAGCTATTG GTTCCTTGGTATTGGTACATTGTCTTGGCCATTGTTGATGTACAGGGGAATTATTTGG TTATCAAGGCTTACCAGTACTCATCAATTACCAGCGTGACGCTGCTGGACTGTTGGACTATACCATGGGTTATAATCCTAACGTGGCTTGTGTTGGGAACACGGTATTCCTTGTGGCAGTTTTTTGGAGCTGCCCTTTGTGTGGTAGGCCTTTCCTTGGTTCTTCTCTCAGATTCAACAGACTCTAGTGGAG ATGCGAAGAAACCTCTTTTGGGAGATGCACTTGTTATAGCAGGGACATTTTGTTATGCATTTAGCAATGTTGGAGAG GAATTTTGTGTCAAAAGGAAAGACCGAGTTGAAGTTGTAACGATGCTTGGAGTTTTTGGGGTGCTAGTTAGTGCATGTGAGAT AGCTATTTTTGAGCGTAAAGATCTTGAAGCTGTCAAATGGACTTCCACAATG ATATCTCTATTTTTTGGCTTCGTGGCCGCAACATTTCTCTTCTATACTGTTGTCCCGTTTGTCCTGAAG ATGAGTGGAGCCACTTTATTCAATCTCTCCCTTCTCACATCTGACATGTGGGCAGTGGTCATTCGCATCTTCTTTTACCATCAACAG GTAGACTGGTTATACTATCTTGCATTTGTCGTTGTGGCCATTGGACTGCTCATCTACTCATTGAA TGAGACTGGTCCCCTCAGTGCGACAGCCACTGGGGATGAGGAAGCAACTATTCCGTATGAACGACTCACTCAAGAAAATTCAGCACCAGTGATGCTGTCTTGA